The Arachis ipaensis cultivar K30076 chromosome B07, Araip1.1, whole genome shotgun sequence genomic interval TAGATATTATCAGGGGGATAAGTTTCGAGTGGCTGAGTTAGAGGAAGAGATGTACCAAATGAGACAAGGCGAATTGACAATTACAACATACTTTACAAAGTTGAAGGCAATTTGGGAGCAATTAAATGAATTCAGACCAATTCCTAATTGTGTAGTGTGTGCTAAGGACTGTAAGTGTGGCTTGGCTAAAATGAGAGCATACAGAGAAGAGAGTTACACAGTGAGGTTTCTAAGAGGCGAACAATATTTGAATGTAAAATCCAAAATCATGCTTATGAACCCTATTCCTGACATAAACACCACATTTTCTTTGCTCGCTCAACAAGACAGGCAGTTTGGCAATCTGGATTTGATTGACTCCAAAATCTTACTGAATAATGCAAGAATAAACTACTTAGATGGCTCAGGAAATAGAGGCCAAGGAAGAGAAGAAAACAGAGGTGGTCAGACAAATGGAAGAGGCAGGGGTAGGGGCACCAATATGCAGTACACTTTCTGCGAGAAAATGGGACATATTGTGGACACATGCTACAAAAAGCATGGATTTCCTCCACACTTAAGACAGCGGCAACAAGGCAATATCAATCAAATGATGACTGCTGAGTAAAAAATTGATGAAGTCAATAGTAATGAATTGGCTATGAACCAAGAAGAAGTGAGTGAAACTGCAAGTGTAGCGTTAACAGTGAACCAAAGGCAAGCCTTGATGTCACTTCTCAAAAAACAATGTGCTCAGCAACACTCTCATGGTGCAACCCAGGGTTAGAAATCATCCAATCCTATTTCAGGTCAAGCTAAAATTCATTTATTGCAATTTAGTGCAAGAAATTTATCACTGATTAGACCAAAATCTGCTCTTTAGGTCATAGACACTGGAGCCACAGATCATGTTTCGTTTGATCTGACTGATTTCAAAACTTATCAAAGGGTTAGGCCCTTAGTTGTTAACTTACCTGATGGTAGCTTTACAACTAGTAGCATTGTAGGCACCATCATGTTCTCTAAGAACCtatttttaacaaatattcttTTCATTCCATCTTTTGATTTCAAATTGATTTCGGCGTCGAAACTTACAACACTTTTAAAATGCAAAATGCTTATTGATGATGAAACATGTGAAATTCAGGATCAAGCTATATTGAGGACGATTGGAGTAGCTAAATGTGCTGATTGACTATATACAATGAACAATCCTACAATACATAGTGATTCATCAAAATCTGCAGCATTAACATTTCATTCTTCCAATAATTTGTTTAGGTCAGAACAATAAgcatttagatgtagtttctattTCTAATGAACTTCTATGGCATGTAAGGTTAGGACATATTTCATTTAATAAAATTACAATGTTGCAGAAAGATTTTCCTTATATCAAATGTAAAGACAACAAAGTCACACCTTGTGACCCATGTCATTTAGCTAAACTAAAGAGATTACCATTTTTTCATAGTATTAGTAAATTTGAGAATTATTTTGATCTTGTACACATGGACATTTGGGGACCACTATCCACACTTTCTAGTTCTGGacacaaatattttttaatagtgGTAGACGACAAAAATAGATACACATGGGGTTATTTCATGAAAACAAAGTCAGAAGCATCCATGCTTTTACAAAATTTTGTGCAATATGCTAACGTTCAGTTTAATGCACAAATAAAATGCATTAGAACTAATAATGGACCTGAGTTTTTGTTGAGAGATTTTTTCACTAAGAGTGGGATAGTCTATCACACCTATTGTGTAAAAACTCCACAACAAAACATACTTGGCGTTGCAAGGGCATTGCTATTTCAGTCTCATATACCCAAAATTTTTTGACAATTTGCCATAGCTCATGAAATTCATTTGATAAACCGAGTTCCAAGCATTTTATTAGACCATTGCAGTCCTTATCAGATTCTATTTCAAACTTTGCCGAATTTACAAAATTTGAAATCATTTGGATGCTTAGCTTATGCTACTACTCTCACTCATGTCACAACTAAATTGGATCCTAGAGCTAAGAAGTGTGTATTTTTTGGTTTTAAAGATGGTACAAAAGGTTACACTTGATCTTAACACTAGGGAGATCTTTACTTCAAGATATGTTGTCTTCTATGAAAATTATTTTCCCTACTTGCCTCATTCTTCAAAATTGCATGATTCCAATTGCACTTCAGTCATTGGTTCTGGTTGCAAGACTAATAATCTTCAATTTCAAGATTTGGATCGATTTACTTACTGCACTTATCACTCACTTGCATCACCGCATTCTTCAATTGCAAATTCCCCTGACATTCCTATTTCATTAGAAAATAATTTAGCATATTCATTAGAAAATAATACATCTCATTCATTAAATCATATTGGATCTCATTCATTAGACACAACACATGAGAATTTAAATACAACACAATATCACCCTGCATCTCAGCAGAATTTAGCCACAAATATTTTTACTGACATCATTTCTATTGCATCAACAAGACCTATTAAAAACCGCAAGCCACCCTCCTACTTAAAGGACTATCATTGTATGCTGGCCACAACAGGTTTAGCACCTCCTTCTACCCAAAGATATCCAATTTCTAACTATCTTTCATATGATAAGCTGAATTTTAATTACAAGTCTTTTTGTTTGGTCGTCTCTTCAAATCCTGATCCTTGCACTTATGAGGAGGCTGCTGCTCACCATTGCTTGAgagaggtgatgagcggatattttatacgctttttggcatcacttttatatagtttttagtagttttatttagtttttattaagtttttataggtttttgtgttaaattcacattttcagattctactatgagtttttgtgtttttggacaatttcaggtattttctggctaaaattgaggagctggagcagaagtctgatttagagacagagaaagcactgcagatgctgtccggatttgACCTGCCTGCATTTGGAAAAGCTTTTCTGGAGCTGCAAAAGAATAAATGGAGTGCTCTCAATgtctatggaaagctgacttctatatctttctagcaatatataatagtccatactttgcttcggattagaagacccaaaactggcatccaacgccagctacctgcccccttccaggcgtccagcgcccaaagagcagagaccaatgtacaaacgcccagagaggaccccctagctggcgttccacgcccaaggagcctcatagcatgtggatatcatcaaagctcagcccaaacactcatcaagtgggcTCCAAaaatggattttagcactaaatagactgttttacccttactagttatttgtttagtatttaagggatttaatTTATGTAATTAAAGAGTGTTGGAACCTATTCAGCCCTATTTTCGTTTTACATTATatttttacttcagtatgagtttctaaacctcctaggttgatgggaagagccctgctgagtcctatgaattaataaaagtactactggttctcttcgatccgtgtttgattaattctaagatgtatatttgtacttcatcgtggtgaataggatgatctaaccaattagctctgttcatcacattaagacgaacatgcctgacaaacactcgctcagtctcaagttttcacttgacaccttcacgccacaagcacatggttagggatagcttggttagccgcttaggctaggattttattcctttaggcccttctatccattgatgctcaaagccttggatcctttttacccttgtcttttggttttaagggttattggctttttgctcttgccttttgatttaaagagcttttggctttttctgcttgctttttctttttctcttttttttttccgccatttttctttttttttttcgcaagcttttgtattcactgctttttcttgcttcaagaattatttttatgatttttcagattatcaaataatatttctccttttcatcattctttcaagagccaacatatttaacattcataaacaacaatttcaaaagacatatgcactattcaagcattcattctgagaacagaaagtattgtcaccacatcaaagtaattaaacaaatttcaaggatgaattcgaaaccatgtacttcttgttcttttgtaattaaagcatttttcatttaagagaggtgatggattcataggacattcatagctttaagacatagacacttagacactagtgatcatgtaataagacacaaacataaataaacataaagcatagtaaacgaaaaacagagaaataagaacaaggagattaaggaacgggtccaccttagtgagggtggcgtcttcctcttcttggagaaccaatggtgctcttgagctcctctatgtctcttccttgtctttgttactccttcctcatagctctttgatcttctctaatctcatggaggatgatggagtgatcttggtgctccacccttagttgtcccatgttggaacttaattctcctagggaggtgttgatttgctcccaatagttttgtggggaaaagtgcatcccctgaggtatctcagggatttcacgGTGagaaattttctcatgctcttgttgaggtccatgatctcttgtttgctccatccttttcttagtgatgggcttatcctcttcaatgaggatgtctccctctatgtcaattccagccgaattgcagaggtgacaaatgaggggaggaaaggctaaccttgccaaagtggaagacttgtcagccaccttatagagttcttgaggtataatctcatgaacttccacttcctccccaatcatgatactatggatcatgatggcccggtctatagtaacttcagaccggttgctagtaggaatgattgagcgttgaataaactccaaccatcctctagctacaggcttaaggtccaatcttctcaattgaaccggcttgcctcttgagtcaactttccattgagctccttccacacatatgtccatgaggacttggtctaacctttgattaaagttgacccttctagtgtaggggcgtccgttttcttgcatcattggcaagttgaacaccaaccttacattttccggactgaaatctaagtaattctcccgaaccattgtaagccaattctttggattcgggttcacactttgatcatggttcctaatgATCCATGcttttctcacttgacttaccttcaatagTTAGAGGTCAACTAAGTGAGTGCAATTTACagttaccatcacaattgactatgataatggggataggacttctaattatcaatccttgttaagacttttcttaattattattttatttccttgtcatttaaattccttgttcaacatttaaaaacccaaaaaaaagatacttttccataaccaataatagatACACCTcgctgcaattccttgagagacgacccaaggtttaatacttcggtttatttttattggatttgcttaagtgacaaacaaattaaatctgattgaggtttaattgtcagtttagatctatacttgcaacacgactacttttgtgaaattctttaccgacgatttttccTCCATCACTCCCAAATCACATAAGGCTTTTTCCACTATGATTTCTCCTATGATACAAGGGATTTGGAAGCTCCCAAGGTCCTTCAATTTCTGAGGTAACTTGtgttgaatgatggcactacattcttcggttaacACCACAGTTTCATCATttctccagcttctcttcttggtcattaatttcttcaaaaacttagcatagagtggcatttgctctagtaCTTCAGCAAAGGAAATATTGATCTGCAGTCTCTTAAAAACCTCCAAGAATCTAGAGAATTGATTGTCCTTTTCATTCTTCTTTAATCGTTGAGGATAAGGAGCTTTTGGAACATATGGCCTCAAGACTTCTTTTTCTTGAGGTGGGTTAGGAGTAGGTACTTGTGCTTCCTCTTTATCTTTTGAGCTTTCATCCACTTTCTTCTCTTGCATTTCCCTTGaggtttccttcagttccttcccacttctgactgtgatggccttgcattcctcctttgGGTTGGCCCTGGTGGTATTACATGGATTGTGGTTGGAAACTTGCTTGGATAGGTATCCAATCTGTActtcaagtttcttgatggcagcatcctggTTTTGCATATTGGATCTCACCTCTTCCTTGAAAGCTTGCATGTCTTTAGAATCCTTGCAAAGTTCTCCAAGCATGGCCTCAATCCGGGATAGTCTATCCTCAGATGGTGGTGGTAGGTTGGAATTGAGAGGCTGAGAATGGCTATTTTGGGCTTGATATGGAGGCTGGAAAGAGTTGTTGTGTGGGGTTTGGTATGGTCTTTGGTTAGTTTGTTGATAGGTGGAATTGTGGTAATGGTTGGAGTTTTAGGGCCTATGATCTTGAGTTTGGTTTTgctggtttccccacccaaagtttgggtggttcttccaaccaggattgtaGGTTTTGGAGTGTGGATCATAGGGTTTTCTTGATGAGTTTCCAATATAATTGGCTTGCTCCCAATCACCTTCTTCCTCTGCATTCACCCCTTCTTGAGCTTGTGGTTGAGTAtggactgctgcaacttggttcTTCTCTATCtgcttggtgaggtcagccaattGCTTGGTGTTcaacttgttttgagctagcaatgCATCCATGTGATGCAGCTCCATCACCCCTCTATTTGAGTTTCTATCAGAGGCATAGAAGTATTCATTGTTGGCCACAGTTTCTATGATGTCTATGGCCTTATCAATTGTCTTCTTCTTATTAAGAGAGCCTCCTGAAGAGTGatcttcatagaaaatgtgcaactgtacccattcattgaacatgtccggggggcattttcttgtcaactccttgtatctctcccatgcttcatagagagtttcaccatcttgttgtctgaacgTTTGTACCTCAGCCCTCAACCTGTTAACTCTTtggggagggtagaatcttgccagGAATTTGTTTACCACCTCTTCCTAAGTTGTCAAGCTTTTCTTAGGAAAGGATTCTAGCCACTTTGCTACTTTATCCCTGAGAAAAAAGGGAAATAAAAGCAGTTTATAGGTCTCAGAATGGACACCATTGGACTTCACTGTATCACATATTCTCATAAATGTAGTTA includes:
- the LOC107607513 gene encoding uncharacterized protein LOC107607513, whose product is MVEGSPEDFNQSSSGAQLGSMDVHQIASLLNQLSILQAQISKVGSSSILDPSSPYFIHPGESPGLPLISITLNANNYHSWSRSVLLALKSKNKLKFIDGSIKKPDPTDALFEAWERYNTFIVSWINLSLSSEISKSMIWNNKVASDLWKDLEHRYYQGDKFRVAELEEEMYQMRQGELTITTYFTKLKAIWEQLNEFRPIPNCVVCAKDCKCGLAKMRAYREESYTVRFLRGEQYLNVKSKIMLMNPIPDINTTFSLLAQQDRQFGNLDLIDSKILLNNARINYLDGSGNRGQGREENRGGQTNGRGRGRGTNMQYTFCEKMGHIVDTCYKKHGFPPHLRQRQQGNINQMMTAE